One Hermetia illucens chromosome 4, iHerIll2.2.curated.20191125, whole genome shotgun sequence DNA segment encodes these proteins:
- the LOC119655896 gene encoding spermine oxidase-like: MDPKIVIIGAGVAGIAAARKLLERGFRNILVLEAENRIGGRIQTIPFGANVVDLGAQWCHGEGTNAVYQLARQYNLLQVAKVNYHRFDCIQSNGESVPTQLTDYLIVLIKGILKAAEVDFKNPNGISLGAYLSKRYAELLDDPKNSHIDREIASQFLEMYMKFECSYTAADSLSDISGFGYCTYLETEGNQHLSWKNKGFSTLLDILMGKYNGDTIGRLLKRRILLKKKVKKILWNAGENSKVLIKCENEDVIEADHVICTVSLGVLKECHKHLFSPELPLHNLRAIESLKLGTVNKLFLEFEKAFWPINWNGFNLLWSEEDLTRITQSKDRWLEDVFGFYPVDYQPNVLCGWILGENARYVESLPENEILDGLMFLLRKFLGWNVPCPLRFKPTKWYTNSNFRGSYSYFTLKAEQAGVTPADLARPVSRHSAALPVLLFAGEATHESYYSTVHGAIETGWREANRIASFYPARNKSHL; this comes from the exons ATGGATCCAAAAATTGTTATCATTGGTGCGGGAGTAGCTGGTATTGCAGCAGCTAGAAAGTTGTTAGAACGCGGTTTTCGGAATATTTTAGTGCTAGAGGCCGAAAATAGAATTGGTGGTCGGATACAAACTATTCCCTTCGGTGCCAATGTAGTTGATCTAGGCGCTCAATG GTGCCACGGAGAGGGAACTAACGCCGTATACCAACTAGCACGTCAATACAACCTTCTTCAGGTGGCCAAAGTAAATTACCACCGATTCGACTGTATTCAGTCCAATGGAGAATCTGTTCCAACCCAGTTAACTGATTATTTGATTGTTTTGATCAAAGGAATCCTGAAAGCGGCTGAGGTTGATTTCAAGAATCCCAATGGAATTTCTCTAGGAGCATACTTATCCAAAAG GTATGCAGAACTACTTGATGATCCTAAGAACTCGCATATCGATCGTGAGATAGCTTCTCAATTCCTCGAAATGTACATGAAATTTGAATGTTCCTATACTGCTGCTGACAGTCTCTCCGATATATCTGGATTTGGATATTGTACTTATCTAGAAACCGAAGGTAATCAGCACCTTTCTTGGAAGAATAAAGGATTTAGTACGCTCTTAGATATATTGATG GGTAAGTATAATGGGGACACAATTGGCCGATTGCTGAAAAGACGCATTTTGCTTAAAAAGAAAGTCAAAAAAATCTTATGGAATGCTGGAGAAAACTCCAAAGTTCTTATTAAATGTGAGAATGAGGATGTTATCGAAGCAGACCACGTCATTTGTACAGTGTCACTTGGTGTTCTGAAGGAATG TCATAAGCATCTGTTCAGCCCCGAACTACCACTTCACAATTTGCGTGCTATTGAGTCCCTGAAGCTGGGCACTGTTAACAAATTAtttcttgaatttgaaaaagcATTTTGGCCTATCAATTGGAATGGCTTCAACTTGCTATGGTCTGAAGAGGACCTTACGCGTATTACTCAGAGCAAAGACAGGTGGCTAGAAGATGTTTTCGGTTTCTATCCTGTTGATTATCAACCAAATGTGCTGTGTGGGTGGATTTTGGGAGAAAATGCACGATACGTGGAATCACTGCCAGAAAACGAAATATTGGATGGTCTTATGTTCTTATTAAGGAAGTTCTTAGGGTGGAATgttccatgtccacttagatTTAAACC AACAAAATGGTATACAAATTCCAACTTCCGTGGGTCATATTCATACTTCACTTTGAAAGCTGAACAGGCAGGAGTAACACCAGCTGActtagcaagaccagtttcgcGACACTCCGCAGCACTTCCAGTACTGCTATTTGCAGGCGAAGCTACCCATGAAAGCTATTACTCAACAGTTCATGGTGCCATCGAGACAGGTTGGAGAGAAGCTAATCGAATTGCAAGCTTCTATCCTGCAAG AAATAAATCCCATCTATAA